From Entelurus aequoreus isolate RoL-2023_Sb linkage group LG22, RoL_Eaeq_v1.1, whole genome shotgun sequence, one genomic window encodes:
- the LOC133639219 gene encoding nucleoredoxin-like protein 1 isoform X2 has protein sequence MVDLFLNRVLVENNWDQDELNTEREISGILENRIVLLLFASAECDRCWEFVPVLNDFFKRLKDPAYIEYPRLLALIHVSLDQSEEQQGKFLKEMHKKVLFLAFEDPYRKELQAMFKVKEVPTVVVLRPDGSVLSPNAVQDICHFGCQCFRDWQESSELIERSFMLNEEFDNLNMRTASDPVRRLKYKTEDDKRKKRWWRL, from the exons ATGGTGGACCTATTCCTCAACCGAGTTCTGGTGGAGAACAATTGGGACCAGGATGAGCTCAACACGGAGCGGGAAATCAGCGGGATTCTGGAAAACCGCATCGTTCTGCTGCTCTTTGCCAGCGCCGAGTGTGACAGGTGCTGGGAGTTTGTGCCTGTTCTGAACGACTTCTTCAAGCGCTTGAAAGACCCCGCTTACATTGAGTACCCCCGACTGCTGGCACTCATCCATGTCAG CTTGGACCAATCAGAGGAGCAGCAGGGGAAATTCCTCAAAGAGATGCACAAGAAGGTTCTGTTTTTGGCCTTTGAGGACCCGTACAGGAA AGAACTCCAGGCCATGTTTAAGGTGAAAGAGGTCCCCACCGTGGTGGTCCTTCGCCCCGACGGCTCGGTCCTGTCCCCGAATGCCGTGCAGGACATTTGTCACTTCGGCTGCCAGTGTTTCCGCGACTGGCAGGAGTCGTCGGAGCTGATCGAGAGAAGCTTCATGCTGAACGAGGAGTTCGACAACCTGAATATGCGCACCGCCAGCGACCCGGTGAGGAGGCTGAAATATAAGACGGAGGACGACAAGAGGAAAAAGAGATGGTGGAGGTTATGA
- the LOC133639219 gene encoding nucleoredoxin-like protein 1 isoform X1 — MSAMKWGNARHFHSNQPTMSGTTGLYGVELVLQIRSRPSGVSSIMVDLFLNRVLVENNWDQDELNTEREISGILENRIVLLLFASAECDRCWEFVPVLNDFFKRLKDPAYIEYPRLLALIHVSLDQSEEQQGKFLKEMHKKVLFLAFEDPYRKELQAMFKVKEVPTVVVLRPDGSVLSPNAVQDICHFGCQCFRDWQESSELIERSFMLNEEFDNLNMRTASDPVRRLKYKTEDDKRKKRWWRL; from the exons atgtcggcgatgaaatggggaaatgctcgccacttccactcgaatcagccGACTATGAGCGGTACCaccggcttatacggcgtcgaattggtgctacaaatt AGGTCTCGTCCATCCGGCGTGTCTTCCATCATGGTGGACCTATTCCTCAACCGAGTTCTGGTGGAGAACAATTGGGACCAGGATGAGCTCAACACGGAGCGGGAAATCAGCGGGATTCTGGAAAACCGCATCGTTCTGCTGCTCTTTGCCAGCGCCGAGTGTGACAGGTGCTGGGAGTTTGTGCCTGTTCTGAACGACTTCTTCAAGCGCTTGAAAGACCCCGCTTACATTGAGTACCCCCGACTGCTGGCACTCATCCATGTCAG CTTGGACCAATCAGAGGAGCAGCAGGGGAAATTCCTCAAAGAGATGCACAAGAAGGTTCTGTTTTTGGCCTTTGAGGACCCGTACAGGAA AGAACTCCAGGCCATGTTTAAGGTGAAAGAGGTCCCCACCGTGGTGGTCCTTCGCCCCGACGGCTCGGTCCTGTCCCCGAATGCCGTGCAGGACATTTGTCACTTCGGCTGCCAGTGTTTCCGCGACTGGCAGGAGTCGTCGGAGCTGATCGAGAGAAGCTTCATGCTGAACGAGGAGTTCGACAACCTGAATATGCGCACCGCCAGCGACCCGGTGAGGAGGCTGAAATATAAGACGGAGGACGACAAGAGGAAAAAGAGATGGTGGAGGTTATGA